From one Bos indicus x Bos taurus breed Angus x Brahman F1 hybrid chromosome 7, Bos_hybrid_MaternalHap_v2.0, whole genome shotgun sequence genomic stretch:
- the PLIN4 gene encoding perilipin-4 isoform X8 has translation MSARDGGQDPPKPKGKTLGSFFGSLPGFSAARNLVANAHSSAREAQPAAEPAGAPAEEAAQPQAQAPTDPEQTARALEKTLLPSDKMISGAKELVSSQMARTKDALSTGMASIVDTAKGVVQGGLGMSQSTLTVTKDAVASGATGAVGVAKGALQTGIDTAKTVVTGTKDVVSTGLTGAVNMAKGTVQTGMDTTKTVLTGTKDTVSTGLTGAMGMAKGAIQTGMDTTKTVLTGTKDTVSTGLTGAVSMAKGTVQTGMDTTKTVLTGTKDTVSTGLTGAMGMAKGAIQTGMDTTKTVLTGTKDTVSTGLTGAMGVAKGAVQTGMDTTKTVLTGTKDAVSSGLTGAMGMAKGAVQTGMDTTKTVLTGTKETVSTGLTGAMGVAKGAVQTGMDTTKTVLTGTKETVSTGLTGAMGVAKGAVQTGMDTTKTVLTGTKDTMSTGLTAAVSMAKGAVQTGMDTTKTVLTGTKDTMSTGLTGAMGVAKGAVQTGMDTTKTVLTGAKDTMSTGLTGAMGVAKGAVQTGMDTTKTVLTGTKDTMSTGLTGAMGVAKGAVQTGMDTTKTVLTGTKDTVSTGLTGAMGVAKGAVQTGMDTTKTVLTGTKDTVSTGLTGAMGMAKGAVQTGMDTTKTILTGTKDTVSTGLTGAMGVAKGAVQTGMDTTKTVLTGAKDTVSTGLTGAMGVAKGAVQTGMDTTKTVLTGTKDTVSTGLTGAMGVAKGAVQTGMDTTKTVLTGTKDTVSTGLTGAMGVAKGAVQTGMDTTKTVLTGAKDTVSTGLTGAIGMAKGAVQTGMDTTKTVLTGTKDTMSTGLTGAMGVAKGAVQTGMNTTKTVLTGTKDTVSTGLTGAMGVAKGAVQTGMDTTKTVLTGTKETVSTGLTGAIGMAKGAVQTGMDTTKTVLTGTKDVVASGLTGAMGVAKGAVQTGMDTTKTVLTGTKDTMSTGLTGAMGVAKGAVQTGVDTTKTVLTGTKDTVSTGLTGAMGVAKGAVQTGMDTTKTVLTGTKDTMSTGLTGAMGVAKGTVQTGMDTTKTMLTGAKDTVSTGLTGAMGVAKGTVQTGMDTTKTILTGTKDTVSTGLTGAMGVAQGAVQTGMDTTKTVLTSTKDIVSTSITGAMGVAKGAVQVGMDTTTSILTGTKDVLSTAITGAMGVAKEAVQVGMDTTKSVLTGTKDVLSTSISGAMDVAREAVQIGVDTTTSILTGTKDVLSTSITGAMDVGNEAIQTGMDSTMTILTGTKGAMSSGLSSVGHVAEEGMHTGVGIIPNWLPDSKAATSVGLASSRAPDEGEQTIPSSPQAQLSNHGPLSAEAVFSQEATLGKVDAAPGATTHGQEGVQGFAALRDELEELGEIFQPMSAEEQAQLVATQPRRREVTADQGSYFVRLGDVAPGFRQRAFEHALSHLQHSEFQARDALAQLEDVFREIEEAQQAPAGDASSQAEEAAAGEVLATGALSRACDLVQQLHVAYSRLASGLQGLPTELQWQLQQARHSICELYGLVSSAATVAELPVKRLAESRQGVGQAWRGLEQVLRSVQQGPPLGWLVGPFALPADGQPL, from the exons ATGTCTGCTCGAGATGGAGGCCAGGATCCCCCCAAACCCAAGGGCAAG ACCCTGGGCAGCTTCTTTGGGTCCCTGCCTGGCTTCAGTGCTGCCCGGAACCTGGTGGCCAATGCCCACAGCTCAGCAAGAGAGGCCCAGCCAGCTGCCGAGCCTGCAGGCGCTCCAGCCGAGGAGGCCGCCCAGCCCCAGGCTCAGG CACCCACTGACCCGGAGCAGACGGCCAGGGCGTTAGAGAAGACACTGCTGCCTTCAGACAAG ATGATCTCCGGGGCAAAGGAGCTGGTGTCCTCCCAGATGGCCAGGACCAAGGATGCTCTCTCCACAGGAATGGCTAGTATCGTGGACACTGCTAAAGGTGTGgtccagggaggcctggggatGAGCCAATCCACACTAACAGTCACCAAGGATGCTGTGGCCAGTGGGGCAACTGGGGCAGTGGGTGTGGCCAAAGGGGCCCTACAGACCGGTATAGACACCGCCAAGACAGTAGTAACAGGCACCAAAGATGTAGTGTCCACTGGGCTCACTGGGGCAGTGAACATGGCCAAGGGCACAGTCCAGACTGGCATGGACACCACCAAGACCGTGTTGACTGGCACCAAAGACACTGTGTCCACTGGGCTCACTGGAGCCATGGGTATGGCTAAGGGGGCCATCCAGACTGGCATGGACACCACCAAAACCGTCCTGACTGGCACCAAAGACACCGTGTCCACTGGGCTCACTGGAGCAGTGAGCATGGCCAAGGGCACAGTCCAGACTGGCATGGACACCACCAAGACCGTGTTGACTGGCACCAAAGACACTGTGTCCACTGGGCTCACTGGAGCCATGGGTATGGCTAAGGGGGCCATCCAGACTGGCATGGACACCACCAAGACAGTCCTGACTGGCACCAAAGACACTGTGTCCACTGGGCTCACTGGGGCCATGGGAGTGGCCAAGGGGGCTGTCCAAACTGGCATGGACACCACCAAGACTGTCTTGACTGGCACCAAAGATGCTGTCTCCTCTGGGCTCACTGGAGCCATGGGTATGGCCAAGGGGGCTGTCCAGACTGGCATGGACACCACCAAGACTGTCTTGACTGGCACCAAAGAGACTGTGTCCACTGGACTCACTGGAGCCATGGGAGTGGCCAAGGGGGCTGTCCAGACTGGCATGGACACCACCAAGACTGTCTTGACTGGCACCAAAGAGACTGTGTCCACTGGGCTAACTGGGGCCATGGGAGTGGCCAAGGGGGCGGTCCAGACTGGCATGGACACCACCAAGACTGTCCTGACTGGCACCAAAGACACCATGTCCACTGGGCTCACTGCCGCAGTGAGCATGGCCAAGGGGGCTGTCCAGACTGGCATGGACACCACCAAGACCGTCTTGACTGGCACCAAAGACACTATGTCCACTGGACTCACTGGAGCCATGGGAGTGGCCAAGGGGGCTGTCCAGACTGGCATGGACACCACCAAGACCGTCTTGACTGGCGCCAAAGACACCATGTCCACTGGACTCACTGGAGCCATGGGAGTGGCCAAGGGGGCTGTCCAGACTGGCATGGACACCACCAAGACCGTCTTGACTGGCACCAAAGACACCATGTCCACTGGACTCACTGGAGCCATGGGAGTGGCCAAGGGGGCGGTCCAGACTGGCATGGACACCACCAAGACTGTCCTGACTGGCACCAAAGACACCGTGTCCACTGGGCTCACTGGGGCCATGGGAGTGGCCAAGGGGGCTGTCCAGACTGGCATGGACACCACCAAGACCGTCCTGACTGGCACCAAAGACACCGTGTCCACTGGGCTCACTGGGGCCATGGGTATGGCCAAGGGAGCTGTTCAGACTGGCATGGACACCACCAAGACCATCTTGACTGGCACCAAAGACACTGTGTCCACTGGACTCACTGGAGCCATGGGAGTGGCCAAGGGGGCGGTCCAGACTGGCATGGACACCACCAAGACTGTCTTGACTGGCGCCAAAGACACCGTGTCCACTGGACTCACTGGAGCCATGGGAGTGGCCAAG GGGGCTGTCCAAACTGGCATGGACACCACCAAGACCGTCCTGACTGGCACCAAAGACACCGTGTCCACTGGACTCACTGGAGCCATGGGAGTGGCCAAGGGGGCTGTCCAGACTGGCATGGACACCACCAAGACTGTCCTGACTGGCACCAAAGACACCGTGTCCACTGGACTCACTGGAGCCATGGGAGTGGCCAAGGGGGCTGTCCAGACTGGCATGGACACCACCAAGACTGTCCTGACTGGCGCCAAAGACACCGTGTCCACTGGACTCACTGGAGCCATAGGTATGGCCAAAGGGGCTGTCCAGACTGGCATGGACACCACCAAGACTGTCTTGACTGGCACCAAAGACACCATGTCCACTGGACTCACTGGAGCCATGGGAGTGGCCAAGGGGGCGGTCCAGACTGGCATGAACACCACCAAGACTGTCTTGACTGGCACCAAAGACACCGTGTCCACTGGACTCACTGGAGCCATGGGAGTGGCCAAGGGGGCTGTCCAGACTGGCATGGACACCACCAAGACTGTCCTGACTGGCACCAAAGAGACCGTGTCCACTGGACTCACTGGAGCCATAGGTATGGCCAAGGGGGCTGTCCAGACTGGCATGGACACCACTAAGACTGTCCTGACTGGCACCAAAGATGTTGTtgcctctgggctcactggagCCATGGGAGTGGCCAAGGGGGCTGTCCAGACTGGCATGGACACCACCAAGACTGTCTTGACTGGCACCAAAGACACCATGTCCACTGGACTCACTGGAGCCATGGGAGTGGCCAAGGGGGCTGTCCAGACTGGCGTGGACACCACCAAGACCGTCTTGACTGGCACCAAAGACACCGTGTCCACTGGACTCACTGGAGCAATGGGTGTGGCCAAAGGGGCTGTCCAGACTGGCATGGACACCACCAAGACTGTCCTGACTGGCACCAAAGACACCATGTCCACTGGGCTCACTGGAGCCATGGGAGTGGCCAAGGGCACAGTCCAGACTGGCATGGACACCACCAAGACTATGTTGACTGGCGCCAAAGACACCGTGTCCACTGGGCTCACTGGAGCCATGGGTGTGGCCAAGGGCACAGTCCAGACTGGCATGGACACTACCAAAACCATCTTGACTGGCACCAAAGACACCGTGTCCACTGGGCTCACTGGAGCAATGGGTGTGGCCCAAGGGGCTGTCCAGACTGGCATGGACACCACTAAGACTGTCCTGACTAGCACCAAAGATATTGTGTCTACTTCAATCACTGGGGCAATGGGAGTGGCCAAGGGGGCTGTTCAGGTTGGCATGGATACCACCACATCCATCTTGACTGGCACCAAAGATGTTCTGTCTACTGCAATTACTGGGGCAATGGGTGTGGCCAAGGAAGCTGTTCAGGTTGGCATGGACACCACCAAGTCCGTCTTGACTGGCACCAAAGATGTTCTGTCTACTTCAATCAGTGGAGCAATGGATGTGGCCAGGGAGGCAGTCCAGATTGGCGTGGACACCACCACGTCCATCTTGACTGGCACCAAAGATGTTCTGTCTACTTCAATCACTGGAGCAATGGATGTGGGCAATGAGGCCATCCAGACTGGCATGGACTCTACCATGACCATCTTGACTGGCACCAAAGGTGCCATGTCCTCTGGGCTCAGCAGCGTAGGGCATGTGGCCGAAGAAGGTATGCACACTGGGGTGGGCATCATCCCAAACTGGTTACCTGATTCCAAGGCTGCCACCTCAGTTGGACTTGCCAGTTCCAGGGCCCCAGATGAAGGAGAACAAACCATCCCAAGCTCCCCTCAGGCTCAGCTCAGCAACCATGGACCTCTGTCAGCTGAGGCCGTGTTCAGCCAAGAGGCCACCCTGGGCAAGGTGGATGCTGCTCCCGGGGCCACCACCCATGGCCAGGAAGGAGTCCAAGGCTTTGCAGCACTCCGGGACGAGCTGGAGGAGCTGGGAGAGATCTTCCAGCCCATGAGCGCCGAGGAACAAG CTCAGCTGGTTGCTACGCAGCCCAGGCGGAGGGAGGTCACGGCTGACCAGGGCAGCTACTTCGTGCGTCTGGGTGACGTGGCCCCCGGCTTCCGCCAGCGGGCTTTCGAGCACGCCCTCAGCCACCTGCAGCACAGCGAGTTCCAGGCACGGGACGCGCTGGCCCAGCTTGAGGACGTCTTCAGGGAG ATTGAGGAGGCCCAGCAGGCTCCGGCTGGGGATGCGAGCAGCCAAGCAGAGGAAGCCGCTGCTGGGGAG GTGCTGGCCACCGGGGCTCTGTCCAGGGCCTGCGACCTCGTCCAGCAGCTCCATGTGGCCTACAGCCGCCTGGCCTCTGGCCTCCAGGGCCTCCCCACGGAGCTTCAGTGGCAGCTCCAGCAGGCTCGGCACAGCATTTGTGAGCTCTATGGCCTGGTCTCCTCAGCCGCCACGGTGGCGGAGCTGCCAGTCAAGCGGCTGGCTGAGAGCCGCCAGGGTGTGGGCCAGGCATGGCGGGGCCTGGAGCAGGTGCTGCGGAGCGTGCAGCAAGGCCCTCCGCTTGGCTGGCTGGTGGGGCCCTTCGCCCTGCCCGCCGATGGGCAGCCGCTGTAG
- the PLIN4 gene encoding perilipin-4 isoform X11 — MSARDGGQDPPKPKGKTLGSFFGSLPGFSAARNLVANAHSSAREAQPAAEPAGAPAEEAAQPQAQAPTDPEQTARALEKTLLPSDKMISGAKELVSSQMARTKDALSTGMASIVDTAKGVVQGGLGMSQSTLTVTKDAVASGATGAVGVAKGALQTGIDTAKTVVTGTKDVVSTGLTGAVNMAKGTVQTGMDTTKTVLTGTKDTVSTGLTGAMGMAKGAIQTGMDTTKTVLTGTKDTVSTGLTGAVSMAKGTVQTGMDTTKTVLTGTKDTVSTGLTGAMGMAKGAIQTGMDTTKTVLTGTKDTVSTGLTGAMGVAKGAVQTGMDTTKTVLTGTKDAVSSGLTGAMGMAKGAVQTGMDTTKTVLTGTKETVSTGLTGAMGVAKGAVQTGMDTTKTVLTGTKETVSTGLTGAMGVAKGAVQTGMDTTKTVLTGTKDTMSTGLTAAVSMAKGAVQTGMDTTKTVLTGTKDTMSTGLTGAMGVAKGAVQTGMDTTKTVLTGAKDTMSTGLTGAMGVAKGAVQTGMDTTKTVLTGTKDTMSTGLTGAMGVAKGAVQTGMDTTKTVLTGTKDTVSTGLTGAMGVAKGAVQTGMDTTKTVLTGTKDTVSTGLTGAMGMAKGAVQTGMDTTKTILTGTKDTVSTGLTGAMGVAKGAVQTGMDTTKTVLTGAKDTVSTGLTGAMGVAKGAVQTGMDTTKTVLTGTKDTMSTGLTGAMGVAKGAVQTGVDTTKTVLTGTKDTVSTGLTGAMGVAKGAVQTGMDTTKTVLTGTKDTMSTGLTGAMGVAKGTVQTGMDTTKTMLTGAKDTVSTGLTGAMGVAKGTVQTGMDTTKTILTGTKDTVSTGLTGAMGVAQGAVQTGMDTTKTVLTSTKDIVSTSITGAMGVAKGAVQVGMDTTTSILTGTKDVLSTAITGAMGVAKEAVQVGMDTTKSVLTGTKDVLSTSISGAMDVAREAVQIGVDTTTSILTGTKDVLSTSITGAMDVGNEAIQTGMDSTMTILTGTKGAMSSGLSSVGHVAEEGMHTGVGIIPNWLPDSKAATSVGLASSRAPDEGEQTIPSSPQAQLSNHGPLSAEAVFSQEATLGKVDAAPGATTHGQEGVQGFAALRDELEELGEIFQPMSAEEQAQLVATQPRRREVTADQGSYFVRLGDVAPGFRQRAFEHALSHLQHSEFQARDALAQLEDVFREIEEAQQAPAGDASSQAEEAAAGEVLATGALSRACDLVQQLHVAYSRLASGLQGLPTELQWQLQQARHSICELYGLVSSAATVAELPVKRLAESRQGVGQAWRGLEQVLRSVQQGPPLGWLVGPFALPADGQPL, encoded by the exons ATGTCTGCTCGAGATGGAGGCCAGGATCCCCCCAAACCCAAGGGCAAG ACCCTGGGCAGCTTCTTTGGGTCCCTGCCTGGCTTCAGTGCTGCCCGGAACCTGGTGGCCAATGCCCACAGCTCAGCAAGAGAGGCCCAGCCAGCTGCCGAGCCTGCAGGCGCTCCAGCCGAGGAGGCCGCCCAGCCCCAGGCTCAGG CACCCACTGACCCGGAGCAGACGGCCAGGGCGTTAGAGAAGACACTGCTGCCTTCAGACAAG ATGATCTCCGGGGCAAAGGAGCTGGTGTCCTCCCAGATGGCCAGGACCAAGGATGCTCTCTCCACAGGAATGGCTAGTATCGTGGACACTGCTAAAGGTGTGgtccagggaggcctggggatGAGCCAATCCACACTAACAGTCACCAAGGATGCTGTGGCCAGTGGGGCAACTGGGGCAGTGGGTGTGGCCAAAGGGGCCCTACAGACCGGTATAGACACCGCCAAGACAGTAGTAACAGGCACCAAAGATGTAGTGTCCACTGGGCTCACTGGGGCAGTGAACATGGCCAAGGGCACAGTCCAGACTGGCATGGACACCACCAAGACCGTGTTGACTGGCACCAAAGACACTGTGTCCACTGGGCTCACTGGAGCCATGGGTATGGCTAAGGGGGCCATCCAGACTGGCATGGACACCACCAAAACCGTCCTGACTGGCACCAAAGACACCGTGTCCACTGGGCTCACTGGAGCAGTGAGCATGGCCAAGGGCACAGTCCAGACTGGCATGGACACCACCAAGACCGTGTTGACTGGCACCAAAGACACTGTGTCCACTGGGCTCACTGGAGCCATGGGTATGGCTAAGGGGGCCATCCAGACTGGCATGGACACCACCAAGACAGTCCTGACTGGCACCAAAGACACTGTGTCCACTGGGCTCACTGGGGCCATGGGAGTGGCCAAGGGGGCTGTCCAAACTGGCATGGACACCACCAAGACTGTCTTGACTGGCACCAAAGATGCTGTCTCCTCTGGGCTCACTGGAGCCATGGGTATGGCCAAGGGGGCTGTCCAGACTGGCATGGACACCACCAAGACTGTCTTGACTGGCACCAAAGAGACTGTGTCCACTGGACTCACTGGAGCCATGGGAGTGGCCAAGGGGGCTGTCCAGACTGGCATGGACACCACCAAGACTGTCTTGACTGGCACCAAAGAGACTGTGTCCACTGGGCTAACTGGGGCCATGGGAGTGGCCAAGGGGGCGGTCCAGACTGGCATGGACACCACCAAGACTGTCCTGACTGGCACCAAAGACACCATGTCCACTGGGCTCACTGCCGCAGTGAGCATGGCCAAGGGGGCTGTCCAGACTGGCATGGACACCACCAAGACCGTCTTGACTGGCACCAAAGACACTATGTCCACTGGACTCACTGGAGCCATGGGAGTGGCCAAGGGGGCTGTCCAGACTGGCATGGACACCACCAAGACCGTCTTGACTGGCGCCAAAGACACCATGTCCACTGGACTCACTGGAGCCATGGGAGTGGCCAAGGGGGCTGTCCAGACTGGCATGGACACCACCAAGACCGTCTTGACTGGCACCAAAGACACCATGTCCACTGGACTCACTGGAGCCATGGGAGTGGCCAAGGGGGCGGTCCAGACTGGCATGGACACCACCAAGACTGTCCTGACTGGCACCAAAGACACCGTGTCCACTGGGCTCACTGGGGCCATGGGAGTGGCCAAGGGGGCTGTCCAGACTGGCATGGACACCACCAAGACCGTCCTGACTGGCACCAAAGACACCGTGTCCACTGGGCTCACTGGGGCCATGGGTATGGCCAAGGGAGCTGTTCAGACTGGCATGGACACCACCAAGACCATCTTGACTGGCACCAAAGACACTGTGTCCACTGGACTCACTGGAGCCATGGGAGTGGCCAAGGGGGCGGTCCAGACTGGCATGGACACCACCAAGACTGTCTTGACTGGCGCCAAAGACACCGTGTCCACTGGACTCACTGGAGCCATGGGAGTGGCCAAG GGGGCTGTCCAGACTGGCATGGACACCACCAAGACTGTCTTGACTGGCACCAAAGACACCATGTCCACTGGACTCACTGGAGCCATGGGAGTGGCCAAGGGGGCTGTCCAGACTGGCGTGGACACCACCAAGACCGTCTTGACTGGCACCAAAGACACCGTGTCCACTGGACTCACTGGAGCAATGGGTGTGGCCAAAGGGGCTGTCCAGACTGGCATGGACACCACCAAGACTGTCCTGACTGGCACCAAAGACACCATGTCCACTGGGCTCACTGGAGCCATGGGAGTGGCCAAGGGCACAGTCCAGACTGGCATGGACACCACCAAGACTATGTTGACTGGCGCCAAAGACACCGTGTCCACTGGGCTCACTGGAGCCATGGGTGTGGCCAAGGGCACAGTCCAGACTGGCATGGACACTACCAAAACCATCTTGACTGGCACCAAAGACACCGTGTCCACTGGGCTCACTGGAGCAATGGGTGTGGCCCAAGGGGCTGTCCAGACTGGCATGGACACCACTAAGACTGTCCTGACTAGCACCAAAGATATTGTGTCTACTTCAATCACTGGGGCAATGGGAGTGGCCAAGGGGGCTGTTCAGGTTGGCATGGATACCACCACATCCATCTTGACTGGCACCAAAGATGTTCTGTCTACTGCAATTACTGGGGCAATGGGTGTGGCCAAGGAAGCTGTTCAGGTTGGCATGGACACCACCAAGTCCGTCTTGACTGGCACCAAAGATGTTCTGTCTACTTCAATCAGTGGAGCAATGGATGTGGCCAGGGAGGCAGTCCAGATTGGCGTGGACACCACCACGTCCATCTTGACTGGCACCAAAGATGTTCTGTCTACTTCAATCACTGGAGCAATGGATGTGGGCAATGAGGCCATCCAGACTGGCATGGACTCTACCATGACCATCTTGACTGGCACCAAAGGTGCCATGTCCTCTGGGCTCAGCAGCGTAGGGCATGTGGCCGAAGAAGGTATGCACACTGGGGTGGGCATCATCCCAAACTGGTTACCTGATTCCAAGGCTGCCACCTCAGTTGGACTTGCCAGTTCCAGGGCCCCAGATGAAGGAGAACAAACCATCCCAAGCTCCCCTCAGGCTCAGCTCAGCAACCATGGACCTCTGTCAGCTGAGGCCGTGTTCAGCCAAGAGGCCACCCTGGGCAAGGTGGATGCTGCTCCCGGGGCCACCACCCATGGCCAGGAAGGAGTCCAAGGCTTTGCAGCACTCCGGGACGAGCTGGAGGAGCTGGGAGAGATCTTCCAGCCCATGAGCGCCGAGGAACAAG CTCAGCTGGTTGCTACGCAGCCCAGGCGGAGGGAGGTCACGGCTGACCAGGGCAGCTACTTCGTGCGTCTGGGTGACGTGGCCCCCGGCTTCCGCCAGCGGGCTTTCGAGCACGCCCTCAGCCACCTGCAGCACAGCGAGTTCCAGGCACGGGACGCGCTGGCCCAGCTTGAGGACGTCTTCAGGGAG ATTGAGGAGGCCCAGCAGGCTCCGGCTGGGGATGCGAGCAGCCAAGCAGAGGAAGCCGCTGCTGGGGAG GTGCTGGCCACCGGGGCTCTGTCCAGGGCCTGCGACCTCGTCCAGCAGCTCCATGTGGCCTACAGCCGCCTGGCCTCTGGCCTCCAGGGCCTCCCCACGGAGCTTCAGTGGCAGCTCCAGCAGGCTCGGCACAGCATTTGTGAGCTCTATGGCCTGGTCTCCTCAGCCGCCACGGTGGCGGAGCTGCCAGTCAAGCGGCTGGCTGAGAGCCGCCAGGGTGTGGGCCAGGCATGGCGGGGCCTGGAGCAGGTGCTGCGGAGCGTGCAGCAAGGCCCTCCGCTTGGCTGGCTGGTGGGGCCCTTCGCCCTGCCCGCCGATGGGCAGCCGCTGTAG